One genomic region from Labeo rohita strain BAU-BD-2019 chromosome 7, IGBB_LRoh.1.0, whole genome shotgun sequence encodes:
- the LOC127168116 gene encoding GDP-fucose transporter 1 isoform X1 — protein sequence MNRCQLKLSRTLRMAFTDSSLSEKEEPFIWRATKIALVVALYWFISISMVFLNNYLLDNKDLDAPVFITFFQCVVSVGLCWIMNFLSKLFPGFVDFPSLKFDFRVSREILPLSVVFIGMITFNNLCLKYLGVAFYTIGRSLSTVFNVVLSYVVLKQTTSLYAVLCCAVILGGFWLGVDQESIAGSLSWTGVIFGVLASLCVSLNAIYTKKVMPVVDGNIWKLSYYNNLNASVLFIPLFIILGELKSLSAFNRLTHLDFWGMMILGGVFGFAIGYVTGLQIKFTSPLTHNVSGTAKACAQTVLAVIFSASSKTFLWWTSNMMVLGGSFAYTWVKGLEMKKVEVAPETQNTSSQKSKEDSVV from the exons ATGAACAGGTGTCAACTCAAACTATCCAGAACATTAAGAATGGCTTTTACAGACTCCAGTCTGTCGGAAAAAGAGGAGCCTTTTATTTGGAGAGCGACCAAAATTGCTTTGGTTGTCGCTCTTTACTGGTTCATCTCGATTTCCATGGTGTTCCTGAACAACTACCTGTTAGACAACAAGGATCTGGACGCACCTGTCTTCATCACATTTTTCCAGTGTGTTGTTAGTGTTGGACTATGTTGGATCATGAACTTTCTCTCAAAATTATTTCCTGGATTCGTGGATTTCCCATCCCTGAAATTTGATTTTAGAGTGTCCAGAGAGATTTTGCCATTGAGCGTCGTGTTCATAGGCATGATCACATTTAACAACTTGTGCCTGAAATATTTGGGAGTTGCCTTCTATACTATTGGCCGTTCGCTTTCCACCGTATTTAACGTTGTCCTGTCCTACGTGGTTCTAAAGCAAACAACGTCCCTCTACGCAGTGCTGTGTTGCGCAGTCATTCTAG GTGGATTCTGGCTGGGTGTGGACCAAGAATCTATCGCAGGTTCCCTTTCTTGGACAGGCGTGATTTTCGGCGTACTTGCCAGTCTTTGTGTATCTCTCAATGCCATCTACACAAAAAAAGTGATGCCTGTGGTGGATGGAAATATCTGGAAGCTCTCCTACTACAACAACCTTAATGCCAGTGTACTTTTTATTCCACTTTTCATCATTTTAGGTGAACTGAAAAGCCTGTCTGCGTTTAACCGACTGACACATTTAGATTTCTGGGGGATGATGATTTTGGGGGGAGTCTTTGGCTTTGCCATTGGTTACGTGACGGGACTTCAGATCAAATTCACCAGTCCATTGACACACAATGTGTCTGGCACAGCCAAAGCTTGTGCACAGACCGTGTTAGCGGTCATCTTCTCAGCCTCCAGTAAGACTTTTCTCTGGTGGACAAGCAATATGATGGTGCTGGGTGGATCCTTCGCCTACACCTGGGTCAAAGGACTCGAGATGAAGAAAGTTGAAGTGGCTccagaaacacaaaacacaagcaGTCAGAAAAGTAAAGAAGATTCAGTGGTGTGA
- the LOC127168116 gene encoding GDP-fucose transporter 1 isoform X2, which translates to MAFTDSSLSEKEEPFIWRATKIALVVALYWFISISMVFLNNYLLDNKDLDAPVFITFFQCVVSVGLCWIMNFLSKLFPGFVDFPSLKFDFRVSREILPLSVVFIGMITFNNLCLKYLGVAFYTIGRSLSTVFNVVLSYVVLKQTTSLYAVLCCAVILGGFWLGVDQESIAGSLSWTGVIFGVLASLCVSLNAIYTKKVMPVVDGNIWKLSYYNNLNASVLFIPLFIILGELKSLSAFNRLTHLDFWGMMILGGVFGFAIGYVTGLQIKFTSPLTHNVSGTAKACAQTVLAVIFSASSKTFLWWTSNMMVLGGSFAYTWVKGLEMKKVEVAPETQNTSSQKSKEDSVV; encoded by the exons ATGGCTTTTACAGACTCCAGTCTGTCGGAAAAAGAGGAGCCTTTTATTTGGAGAGCGACCAAAATTGCTTTGGTTGTCGCTCTTTACTGGTTCATCTCGATTTCCATGGTGTTCCTGAACAACTACCTGTTAGACAACAAGGATCTGGACGCACCTGTCTTCATCACATTTTTCCAGTGTGTTGTTAGTGTTGGACTATGTTGGATCATGAACTTTCTCTCAAAATTATTTCCTGGATTCGTGGATTTCCCATCCCTGAAATTTGATTTTAGAGTGTCCAGAGAGATTTTGCCATTGAGCGTCGTGTTCATAGGCATGATCACATTTAACAACTTGTGCCTGAAATATTTGGGAGTTGCCTTCTATACTATTGGCCGTTCGCTTTCCACCGTATTTAACGTTGTCCTGTCCTACGTGGTTCTAAAGCAAACAACGTCCCTCTACGCAGTGCTGTGTTGCGCAGTCATTCTAG GTGGATTCTGGCTGGGTGTGGACCAAGAATCTATCGCAGGTTCCCTTTCTTGGACAGGCGTGATTTTCGGCGTACTTGCCAGTCTTTGTGTATCTCTCAATGCCATCTACACAAAAAAAGTGATGCCTGTGGTGGATGGAAATATCTGGAAGCTCTCCTACTACAACAACCTTAATGCCAGTGTACTTTTTATTCCACTTTTCATCATTTTAGGTGAACTGAAAAGCCTGTCTGCGTTTAACCGACTGACACATTTAGATTTCTGGGGGATGATGATTTTGGGGGGAGTCTTTGGCTTTGCCATTGGTTACGTGACGGGACTTCAGATCAAATTCACCAGTCCATTGACACACAATGTGTCTGGCACAGCCAAAGCTTGTGCACAGACCGTGTTAGCGGTCATCTTCTCAGCCTCCAGTAAGACTTTTCTCTGGTGGACAAGCAATATGATGGTGCTGGGTGGATCCTTCGCCTACACCTGGGTCAAAGGACTCGAGATGAAGAAAGTTGAAGTGGCTccagaaacacaaaacacaagcaGTCAGAAAAGTAAAGAAGATTCAGTGGTGTGA